The following coding sequences are from one Hymenobacter sp. DG25A window:
- a CDS encoding homogentisate 1,2-dioxygenase, translating to MAYYHRLGQIPHKRHTQFRQPDGTLYHEQLVGTLGFSGVSSLLYHIHPPTQIKAVGEPVPYSPQLLKDRALQPSHLRTLSQTTTGGDYLQARQMLIGNADVMMSICNPTERRMQYYYKNALADEVVFVHEGSGELWSQLGKVSFSPGDYIVIPRTIIHQFHFEEGPVRLLIIESFSPVETCRRYRNHFGQLLEHSPYCERDMRPPTELVLEKEPGEYLVQVKKEGFLHQLTYAHSPFDVVGWDGFFFPYAFSIHDFEPITGRIHQPPPVHQTFEAHNFVICSFVPRLFDYHPLSIPAPYNHSNVDSDEVLYYVAGNFMSRKGVDLASFTVHPSGLPHGPHPGTVEASIGKKETHELAVMVDTFRPLYLTETALQYVDEKYPMSWNPDFVHEAPRAADMMD from the coding sequence ATGGCTTATTATCACCGTCTTGGTCAGATTCCGCATAAGCGCCACACCCAGTTCCGGCAGCCCGATGGCACCCTTTACCACGAGCAGCTGGTAGGCACCCTGGGCTTCAGCGGCGTGTCGTCGTTGCTGTACCACATCCACCCGCCCACCCAGATTAAGGCCGTGGGCGAGCCGGTGCCGTATTCGCCCCAGCTACTGAAAGACCGCGCCCTGCAGCCCAGCCACCTGCGCACGCTCAGCCAGACCACCACCGGCGGCGACTACCTGCAGGCCCGCCAGATGCTGATTGGCAACGCCGATGTGATGATGAGCATCTGCAACCCCACGGAGCGCCGGATGCAGTACTACTATAAGAATGCCCTGGCCGATGAAGTGGTGTTTGTGCACGAAGGCAGCGGTGAGCTGTGGAGCCAGCTGGGCAAAGTCTCCTTCAGCCCCGGCGACTACATCGTTATTCCGCGCACCATCATTCATCAGTTTCACTTTGAGGAAGGGCCGGTGCGGCTGCTTATTATTGAGTCGTTCAGCCCCGTGGAAACCTGCCGCCGCTACCGAAACCACTTCGGGCAGCTGCTGGAGCACTCGCCCTACTGTGAGCGGGATATGCGCCCGCCCACGGAGCTGGTACTAGAGAAAGAGCCCGGCGAATACCTGGTGCAGGTAAAGAAGGAAGGCTTTCTGCATCAGCTGACGTATGCGCACTCGCCGTTTGATGTGGTGGGCTGGGACGGATTTTTCTTTCCCTATGCCTTCAGTATACATGACTTTGAGCCGATAACCGGCCGCATTCACCAGCCGCCACCCGTGCACCAGACGTTTGAGGCGCACAACTTCGTCATCTGCTCGTTTGTGCCGCGCTTGTTCGACTACCACCCCCTGAGTATTCCCGCGCCCTATAACCACTCCAACGTGGACTCCGATGAGGTGCTGTACTACGTGGCCGGCAACTTCATGTCGCGCAAGGGGGTAGATCTGGCCTCGTTTACGGTGCACCCCAGCGGCCTGCCGCACGGGCCGCACCCGGGCACGGTAGAGGCCAGCATCGGCAAGAAAGAAACCCACGAGCTGGCCGTGATGGTGGACACGTTCCGCCCGCTGTACCTCACGGAAACGGCTCTGCAGTATGTGGATGAGAAATACCCCATGAGCTGGAATCCTGATTTTGTACACGAAGCGCCCCGCGCCGCCGATATGATGGACTAA